A window from Vulcanimicrobium alpinum encodes these proteins:
- a CDS encoding VIT1/CCC1 transporter family protein: MIQAAEHERHGAGTQTIRDLVLGMADGLTVPFAIAAGVTGAVAASGIVLTAGLAEIVAGAISMGLGGYLAARSEVAHYHKEYAREMNETHEIPQEEKAEVAQILHGYGVREPVLTRVVNEIASDREQWVEFMMRNELGLEKPDERAAPRSAFLVGGGYVLGGIFPLAPYVFIANAHDALLWSIVTTSVALIGFGAVRARVLATPVVAGALQAWMIGAIAAGAAYGLARLVSHGLAP; the protein is encoded by the coding sequence GTGATTCAAGCCGCCGAACACGAACGCCACGGAGCCGGGACGCAGACGATCCGCGACCTCGTCCTCGGGATGGCCGACGGGCTGACCGTCCCCTTCGCGATCGCCGCCGGCGTGACGGGCGCCGTCGCCGCGAGCGGCATCGTCCTCACCGCCGGGCTCGCCGAGATCGTCGCCGGCGCGATCTCGATGGGTCTGGGCGGCTACCTCGCCGCGCGCTCCGAGGTCGCGCACTATCACAAAGAATACGCGCGCGAGATGAACGAGACGCACGAGATCCCCCAAGAAGAGAAGGCGGAGGTCGCGCAGATCCTGCACGGCTACGGCGTTCGCGAACCGGTGCTCACGAGGGTGGTCAACGAGATCGCCAGCGACCGCGAGCAGTGGGTCGAGTTCATGATGCGCAACGAACTCGGCCTCGAGAAGCCCGACGAGCGCGCCGCGCCGCGCAGCGCCTTCCTCGTCGGCGGCGGCTACGTCCTCGGCGGCATCTTCCCGCTCGCGCCCTACGTCTTCATCGCCAACGCGCACGACGCGCTGCTGTGGTCGATCGTCACGACGTCCGTCGCGCTGATCGGCTTCGGGGCGGTGCGTGCGCGCGTCCTCGCCACCCCGGTGGTCGCCGGCGCGCTGCAGGCGTGGATGATCGGCGCGATCGCCGCCGGCGCCGCCTACGGGCTCGCGCGCCTCGTCTCGCACGGTCTCGCTCCGTAG
- a CDS encoding MarR family winged helix-turn-helix transcriptional regulator has translation MAHSFGPDTEPRCVCGALRRANRALTRHYDEHLAPAGLTIARYSLLTTLERLGTPTLAAYARDLAMDRTTLLRNLRPLTEEKLIAVEPARGGRANVARLTARGAAALARARPYWRKAQETLAQRVRAEDVERVLALASALSG, from the coding sequence GTGGCACATTCCTTCGGCCCCGATACCGAGCCGCGCTGCGTCTGCGGCGCGCTCCGCCGGGCCAACCGTGCCCTCACCCGGCATTACGACGAGCATCTGGCGCCCGCGGGGTTGACGATCGCCCGCTACTCGCTGCTCACCACGCTGGAGCGGCTCGGCACGCCGACGCTGGCCGCGTACGCACGCGATCTCGCGATGGACCGCACGACGCTGCTGCGCAACCTGCGGCCGCTCACCGAGGAAAAACTGATCGCCGTCGAGCCGGCGCGCGGCGGCCGCGCGAACGTCGCGCGGCTCACCGCCCGCGGCGCCGCGGCGCTCGCGCGCGCGCGGCCCTACTGGCGCAAGGCGCAGGAGACGCTCGCGCAGCGGGTGCGAGCGGAGGACGTCGAACGCGTCCTCGCGCTCGCCAGCGCGCTTAGCGGCTGA
- a CDS encoding DsbA family protein: MNDDSLTRLAVPVNDDDHVRGPADAPVTLVEYGDFECPFCGVAYAAIKEFERRYPAALRVVFRNFPLAMHPHAQSAAEAAEFAADGGRFWEMHDMLYEHQRQLDVPHLLHYARDLGLDAAALDEALRSQTYRPIVEESKEGGEESEIPGTPALFLNGVLFEEDPTVENLAHAVEWILEHGGTA, translated from the coding sequence ATGAACGACGACAGCCTCACTCGCCTGGCGGTTCCGGTGAACGACGACGATCACGTGCGCGGACCGGCCGACGCGCCGGTGACGCTGGTCGAGTACGGCGATTTCGAGTGTCCCTTCTGCGGCGTCGCATACGCGGCGATCAAGGAGTTCGAGCGGCGCTATCCCGCCGCGCTGCGGGTCGTGTTCCGCAACTTTCCGCTCGCGATGCATCCGCACGCGCAAAGCGCCGCCGAGGCCGCGGAGTTCGCAGCCGACGGCGGCCGCTTCTGGGAGATGCACGATATGCTCTACGAGCACCAGCGGCAGCTCGACGTGCCGCACCTGCTGCACTACGCGCGCGACTTAGGGCTCGACGCCGCGGCGCTCGACGAAGCGCTGCGTTCGCAGACGTACCGCCCGATCGTCGAAGAGAGTAAGGAAGGCGGAGAGGAGAGCGAGATCCCGGGAACGCCGGCGCTCTTTCTCAACGGCGTGCTCTTCGAAGAAGACCCGACGGTCGAGAACCTCGCGCACGCCGTCGAGTGGATTCTCGAACACGGGGGGACGGCGTAA
- the tsaD gene encoding tRNA (adenosine(37)-N6)-threonylcarbamoyltransferase complex transferase subunit TsaD codes for MPKVLLLGIETSCDDTATAVVRGGVHVLANVSTNQDAFHAKYGGIVPEIASRRHAALLSAAVDDALSRAGTHLDQLDGIAVTAGPGLIGSLVVGVAAAKALAFATGLPLYAVNHLHGHLFAAFLERDAPPPYPFLALLVSGGHTQLVEVESPTALRIIGRTRDDAAGEAFDKTARLLDLPFPGGPALEALGRTGDPKAFAFPRHRPDPGTLDMSFSGLKTSVRYFLESDTGKDARREDVAASFQAAVVDVLIDRTARALDARDYRAVVLSGGVAANGALQSAFLALGERYRIPAFVPERRFCTDNAAMIAAAAERRGDVARVDPLHLVADPNLPFT; via the coding sequence GTGCCGAAGGTGCTGCTGCTCGGGATCGAGACGTCCTGCGACGACACGGCGACCGCCGTCGTCCGCGGGGGCGTGCACGTGCTGGCGAACGTCTCGACCAACCAAGACGCGTTTCACGCGAAGTACGGCGGGATCGTCCCCGAGATCGCCTCGCGCCGTCACGCGGCGCTCCTCTCTGCGGCCGTCGATGACGCGCTGAGCCGCGCCGGGACGCACCTCGATCAGCTCGACGGGATCGCGGTGACCGCGGGCCCCGGTCTCATCGGCAGCCTCGTCGTCGGCGTCGCCGCAGCAAAGGCGCTCGCGTTCGCGACCGGCCTGCCGCTCTACGCCGTCAACCATCTGCACGGCCATCTGTTTGCCGCGTTCCTCGAACGCGACGCACCGCCGCCGTATCCATTTTTGGCGCTGCTCGTCTCGGGCGGTCACACGCAGCTCGTCGAGGTCGAATCGCCGACGGCATTGCGCATCATCGGCAGGACGCGAGACGACGCCGCCGGCGAGGCGTTCGACAAGACCGCGCGATTGCTCGATCTCCCGTTCCCGGGCGGGCCGGCGCTCGAGGCTTTGGGGCGCACGGGTGACCCCAAGGCGTTCGCGTTTCCGCGCCATCGTCCCGATCCCGGAACGCTCGACATGAGCTTCTCCGGGCTGAAGACCTCGGTGCGCTACTTCCTGGAATCCGACACCGGCAAGGACGCACGGCGCGAAGACGTCGCGGCGTCGTTCCAGGCGGCCGTCGTCGACGTGCTGATCGACCGCACCGCGCGGGCGCTTGATGCTCGCGACTATCGAGCCGTCGTGCTGAGCGGCGGCGTGGCGGCGAACGGTGCGCTGCAGTCGGCGTTCCTCGCACTCGGCGAACGGTACCGCATCCCGGCGTTCGTCCCCGAACGGCGCTTCTGCACCGACAACGCGGCGATGATCGCCGCCGCGGCGGAGCGGCGCGGCGACGTCGCGCGCGTCGACCCGCTGCACCTCGTCGCGGATCCGAACCTGCCGTTCACGTAG
- the thrS gene encoding threonine--tRNA ligase produces MTSVDIAHLRHTAAHVLAYAVQDLFPDAKPTIGPAIDNGFYYDFDRGTPFTPEDLAKLEARMHEIVQADYRMTGRRVTRDEAIAAFRDNPYKVELAEQIPADEPITLYTIGEFTDLCRGGHADSTGEIGALKLMSVAGAYWRGDEHNAMLQRIYGTAFATQQELDDYLAFLEEAAKRDHRKLGQELDLYHVDEMAGGGLIFWHPKGALMRGIVEQFIRDGLRERGYLPVVTPHVVHENLYATSGHLENFAEGMFGPLEVEGQRFRLKPMNCPGHILIYRSDGRSYRDLPLRYSEFGTVYRFERSGTLHGLTRVRGFTQDDAHLFCTPEQLQSEFEQTLDEALRLMDAFDFKDFEYFLSTREHRGPTDEIAENAIRNALESHNLPYGIDEGGGAFYGPKLDINLHDAIGRKWQLGTVQVDFVLPERFDLKYRGADGHDHRPVMIHRALAGSMERFFGVLIEHFAGAFPAWIAPVQAVVAPISEHQLDYAYEVRDRLRARGFRVDADASNEKIGYKIRHWKTQKVPYILVVGKAELAEGTVNVNERGVDEKRAATVDAFADELAARVASRR; encoded by the coding sequence ATGACCTCCGTCGACATCGCGCACCTTCGCCACACCGCCGCCCACGTGCTGGCGTATGCCGTGCAGGACCTCTTCCCCGACGCGAAGCCGACCATCGGCCCCGCGATCGACAACGGGTTCTACTACGATTTCGACCGCGGCACGCCGTTCACGCCCGAAGACCTGGCGAAGCTCGAGGCTCGCATGCACGAGATCGTGCAGGCGGATTACCGTATGACCGGGCGCCGCGTCACGCGCGACGAAGCGATCGCCGCCTTCCGCGACAACCCCTACAAGGTCGAACTGGCCGAGCAGATCCCCGCGGACGAGCCGATCACGCTCTACACGATCGGCGAGTTCACCGACCTCTGCCGCGGCGGCCACGCCGACTCAACGGGCGAGATCGGCGCGCTCAAGCTGATGTCGGTCGCCGGCGCCTACTGGCGCGGCGACGAGCACAACGCGATGCTGCAGCGCATCTACGGCACCGCGTTTGCGACGCAGCAGGAACTCGACGACTACCTCGCCTTCCTCGAAGAGGCCGCGAAGCGCGATCATCGCAAGCTCGGCCAGGAACTCGATCTCTACCACGTCGACGAGATGGCGGGCGGCGGGCTCATCTTCTGGCACCCCAAGGGCGCGCTGATGCGCGGGATCGTCGAGCAGTTCATTCGGGACGGCTTGCGCGAACGCGGCTACCTGCCGGTCGTCACGCCGCACGTCGTGCACGAAAACCTCTACGCGACCTCCGGTCATCTCGAAAACTTTGCGGAGGGAATGTTCGGCCCGCTCGAGGTCGAGGGCCAGCGCTTCCGGCTCAAGCCGATGAACTGCCCCGGCCACATCCTGATCTATCGCAGCGACGGCCGCTCGTATCGCGACCTGCCGCTACGCTACAGCGAGTTCGGGACGGTCTACCGCTTCGAGCGCAGCGGGACGCTGCACGGGCTCACCCGCGTGCGCGGCTTCACGCAAGACGACGCGCACCTCTTCTGCACGCCCGAACAGCTGCAGAGCGAGTTCGAACAGACGCTCGACGAGGCGCTGCGGCTCATGGACGCGTTCGATTTCAAAGACTTCGAGTATTTCCTGAGCACGCGCGAACATCGCGGACCGACCGACGAGATCGCCGAGAACGCGATCCGCAACGCGCTCGAATCCCACAACCTTCCGTACGGGATCGACGAGGGCGGCGGCGCGTTCTACGGGCCGAAGCTGGACATCAACCTGCACGACGCGATCGGACGCAAGTGGCAGCTCGGAACGGTGCAGGTCGACTTTGTTCTGCCCGAACGGTTCGATCTGAAATATCGCGGCGCCGACGGACACGATCATCGTCCGGTGATGATCCACCGCGCGCTCGCCGGTTCGATGGAGCGGTTCTTCGGCGTGCTGATCGAGCATTTCGCCGGCGCGTTTCCGGCTTGGATCGCGCCGGTGCAGGCGGTGGTCGCGCCGATCTCCGAGCACCAGCTCGACTACGCCTACGAGGTGCGAGACCGTTTGCGCGCGCGAGGTTTTCGCGTCGACGCGGACGCGTCCAACGAAAAGATCGGCTACAAGATCCGCCATTGGAAGACGCAGAAGGTGCCCTACATCCTGGTCGTCGGCAAAGCCGAGCTCGCCGAGGGGACGGTCAACGTCAACGAACGCGGCGTCGACGAAAAACGCGCCGCGACCGTCGACGCATTCGCCGACGAGCTCGCCGCGCGCGTCGCGTCACGGCGTTAG
- a CDS encoding MFS transporter, which yields MMRLRTLAVAACGGSAFLDMYATQPLMPELRAAFVASEAQVGATIAVLTLACALAAPFVGSFADAVGRKRVIVGAILGLALVTFGAAHATTLPQLLAWRFAQGLFMPAVFAVTIAYVAEEFPAAEAGRAIGAYIGGNVLGGFLGRYLAALVTAHGSWQQAFVVLALLNLAGAAFVFAFLPRATRFVRAAPGRDALRAVGTFVRDPVLLSTFAVGASVLFSLTAAFTFATYYLAAPPFGLGTIALGNVFFVYLLGVIVSPLSGRLIDRIGHRSAVLAAIATSSAGVLLTLVPSVPAIVAGLAVMSTGVFAAQAASQAYIGVVARERRSTAASLYISVYYAGGGLGSVVPAVVWSRGGWPATVALILAVECFAAAAAATFWHRRAARTAAAAAIEVEALTP from the coding sequence ATGATGCGTCTGCGCACGCTCGCCGTGGCAGCCTGCGGCGGAAGCGCCTTTCTCGATATGTACGCAACGCAGCCGCTGATGCCCGAGCTGCGCGCGGCCTTCGTCGCGAGCGAGGCGCAGGTCGGTGCCACGATCGCGGTGCTGACGCTCGCGTGCGCGCTCGCGGCGCCGTTCGTCGGATCGTTCGCCGACGCTGTCGGCCGCAAGCGCGTGATCGTCGGCGCGATCCTCGGCCTCGCGCTGGTAACGTTCGGCGCCGCACACGCGACGACGCTGCCGCAGCTGCTGGCGTGGCGTTTCGCGCAAGGGCTCTTCATGCCGGCGGTGTTCGCGGTGACGATCGCTTACGTCGCGGAAGAGTTTCCCGCCGCCGAGGCGGGCCGCGCGATCGGCGCGTACATCGGCGGGAACGTGCTGGGCGGATTCCTCGGGCGATACCTGGCGGCGCTGGTGACGGCGCACGGTTCGTGGCAGCAAGCCTTCGTCGTGCTCGCGCTGCTGAATCTCGCGGGCGCCGCGTTCGTGTTCGCGTTTCTTCCGCGGGCCACGCGCTTCGTGCGCGCGGCGCCGGGTCGCGATGCGCTGCGCGCGGTCGGAACGTTCGTGCGCGACCCGGTGCTGCTCTCGACGTTCGCGGTCGGCGCCAGCGTGCTGTTCTCGCTGACCGCGGCGTTCACGTTCGCAACCTATTACCTGGCGGCGCCGCCGTTCGGACTCGGGACGATCGCGCTCGGCAACGTGTTCTTCGTCTATCTGCTGGGCGTGATCGTCTCGCCGCTCTCGGGGCGTCTGATCGATCGGATCGGCCATCGCAGCGCCGTTCTCGCCGCGATCGCGACCAGCAGCGCGGGCGTGCTCCTGACGCTGGTGCCGTCCGTCCCCGCGATCGTCGCCGGACTCGCGGTCATGTCGACCGGCGTCTTCGCCGCGCAGGCGGCGTCGCAGGCGTACATCGGCGTCGTCGCCCGCGAGCGCCGCTCGACCGCCGCGTCGCTGTACATCTCGGTGTACTACGCCGGCGGCGGCTTGGGGTCGGTGGTCCCGGCGGTCGTGTGGAGCCGCGGCGGATGGCCGGCGACGGTCGCGCTCATCCTCGCGGTCGAGTGCTTCGCAGCTGCGGCCGCGGCGACGTTCTGGCACCGCCGCGCCGCGCGCACCGCGGCCGCCGCCGCGATCGAGGTCGAGGCGCTAACGCCGTGA
- a CDS encoding VOC family protein: MHLRYESVAPVLIVERVEPTRDFFRDRLGFAQTAEVEHEGALGFVMLEKDDVTIMVQSHASVIADFGDDAARSMNEAISGRGAAMLYVNVSSVEIIIPQVADADVIVPPRRTSFGMHEIVVREPGGHAVAFASRLPQGEGV; this comes from the coding sequence ATGCATCTGCGCTACGAATCGGTCGCCCCGGTCCTGATCGTGGAGCGCGTCGAGCCGACGCGTGATTTCTTCCGCGATCGTCTCGGCTTCGCCCAGACCGCGGAGGTCGAGCACGAGGGCGCGCTGGGGTTCGTGATGCTCGAGAAAGACGACGTCACCATCATGGTGCAGTCCCATGCGAGCGTGATCGCCGACTTCGGAGATGACGCGGCGCGGTCGATGAACGAGGCGATCTCGGGCCGCGGCGCGGCGATGCTCTACGTCAACGTGAGCAGCGTGGAGATCATCATCCCGCAGGTCGCCGATGCCGACGTCATCGTTCCGCCACGCAGGACGTCCTTCGGGATGCACGAGATCGTGGTGCGAGAACCGGGCGGCCACGCCGTAGCTTTTGCCTCCCGGCTCCCGCAGGGAGAGGGCGTTTAG
- a CDS encoding MFS transporter, giving the protein MQDRPGLRILLAACIALSVGYGVRQCLGLFITPLEAVRGWPAGVFALAFALQNLVWGIVQPFVGAFADRFGARLTVAAGGISYALGLGLMATTHDRTLFAWGGGTLLGFALAATSFGVLIGPVASLVPPERRNAALGILGAAGSLGQLFYPPFAQIAIGAAGWFTALVGLAAVGIAIVPLGFMLREPAAVPARAHQTLRDAVREAFGVPSYWLLSAGFFVCGFHLAFFQTHMPAIVARAGLAPALGAAALAIVGGFNVIGSYLSGRLSDRYPKRFILSSIYGLRFVAILAFVAVPISTVSVIAFSAAMGLLWLSTIPPTTGVIAEKFGLQWVSTLFGVAFLIHQIGAFCGAWLGGVIVDRTGSYNLMWVISLAVALFGVVIQLPIDERRVSREAPAAA; this is encoded by the coding sequence ATGCAGGATCGTCCTGGGTTGCGGATCCTGCTCGCCGCCTGCATCGCGCTCTCCGTCGGGTACGGCGTGCGGCAGTGTCTGGGGCTGTTCATCACACCGCTGGAGGCCGTGCGCGGGTGGCCCGCCGGCGTGTTCGCGCTCGCCTTCGCGCTGCAGAATCTCGTGTGGGGGATCGTCCAGCCGTTCGTCGGTGCGTTCGCGGACCGGTTCGGCGCGCGCCTGACCGTCGCGGCCGGCGGGATCTCCTATGCGCTGGGCCTCGGGCTGATGGCGACCACCCACGATCGCACGCTGTTCGCATGGGGCGGCGGGACGTTGCTCGGGTTCGCGCTCGCCGCGACCTCGTTCGGCGTGCTGATCGGTCCGGTCGCATCGCTGGTTCCGCCTGAGCGCCGCAACGCCGCGCTCGGGATCCTCGGGGCCGCCGGATCGCTCGGGCAATTGTTTTATCCGCCGTTCGCGCAGATCGCGATCGGCGCGGCCGGGTGGTTCACGGCGCTGGTCGGCCTCGCCGCGGTCGGCATCGCGATCGTTCCGCTCGGATTCATGCTCCGCGAGCCGGCTGCCGTGCCGGCACGCGCGCATCAGACGCTGCGAGACGCGGTGCGCGAGGCGTTCGGCGTTCCGAGCTACTGGCTGCTCTCCGCCGGCTTTTTCGTCTGCGGCTTCCACCTCGCGTTCTTTCAGACGCACATGCCGGCGATCGTCGCGCGAGCCGGCCTCGCGCCGGCGCTCGGGGCGGCGGCGCTCGCGATCGTCGGCGGGTTCAATGTCATCGGCAGTTACCTCAGCGGCCGGCTCTCCGACCGGTATCCGAAACGCTTCATTCTCTCGTCGATCTACGGCCTGCGTTTCGTCGCGATCCTCGCGTTCGTCGCGGTGCCGATCAGCACGGTCTCGGTGATCGCGTTCTCGGCGGCGATGGGATTGCTGTGGCTTTCGACGATTCCGCCGACGACCGGCGTGATCGCCGAGAAGTTCGGCCTGCAATGGGTTTCGACGCTCTTCGGCGTCGCGTTTCTGATCCATCAGATCGGCGCGTTCTGCGGCGCGTGGCTGGGCGGCGTGATCGTCGACCGCACCGGGAGTTACAACCTGATGTGGGTGATCTCGCTGGCGGTCGCGCTGTTCGGCGTGGTGATCCAACTGCCGATCGACGAGCGCCGCGTCAGCCGCGAGGCGCCGGCAGCCGCGTAG
- a CDS encoding ABC transporter ATP-binding protein, with protein sequence MASIAIEHLTKRYPSGTTALDDANLDIADGEFVAIVGPSGCGKSTLLRILAGLDTATEGHAAVEGAAPAASALPSATVFQEASLFPWMRVGENVAFAFDSLGVPRADIQRRVADVLALVGLGDYARAWPHELSGGMKQRAAVARAFVTDPPVLFMDEPFGALDEQTRVGLANELMRLWERSPKTVVFVTHGIEEAVTLADRVVVMSARPGTIKAVIPVPFPRPRDAVAIRAEPGFGELVVRIWDLLR encoded by the coding sequence GTGGCGTCGATCGCGATCGAGCACCTGACGAAACGCTACCCGAGCGGAACGACCGCCCTCGACGACGCCAACCTCGACATCGCGGACGGTGAGTTCGTCGCGATAGTCGGCCCCAGCGGCTGCGGCAAATCGACGCTGCTGCGCATCCTCGCCGGGCTCGACACGGCGACCGAAGGGCACGCGGCGGTCGAAGGCGCGGCGCCGGCGGCGAGCGCGCTCCCGAGCGCGACGGTCTTTCAGGAAGCGTCGCTCTTTCCGTGGATGCGCGTCGGCGAGAACGTCGCGTTCGCGTTCGACTCGCTCGGCGTGCCGCGCGCCGACATCCAGCGTCGCGTCGCCGACGTCCTCGCGCTGGTAGGCTTGGGCGACTACGCGCGCGCGTGGCCGCACGAACTCTCCGGCGGGATGAAGCAGCGCGCCGCGGTCGCGCGCGCGTTCGTCACCGATCCGCCGGTGCTGTTCATGGATGAACCGTTCGGCGCGCTCGACGAGCAGACGCGCGTCGGACTCGCCAACGAGTTGATGCGGCTGTGGGAGCGCTCGCCGAAGACCGTCGTCTTCGTCACGCACGGGATCGAAGAGGCGGTCACGCTCGCCGACCGCGTCGTCGTGATGAGCGCGCGTCCCGGGACGATCAAGGCCGTGATCCCGGTGCCGTTTCCGCGTCCGCGCGATGCGGTTGCGATCCGCGCGGAACCGGGCTTCGGCGAGCTCGTCGTGCGCATCTGGGACTTGCTGCGATGA
- a CDS encoding ABC transporter permease has translation MRVRWLNIAAPFSLLVLWQVAVSTRLLNPGLFPPPTAIAANFVAYAASGELATNALWTLSRLMVGLVIGGIPGTIIGLLMGMNRYVRAYFQPVIALLYPIPKIAILPLFYFIFGTGEAAKWAAVAVGVFFLMAINTEAGVRQIETIYLDVARAYRIRPVSFFFRVLLPGALPNIYAGLKLSIGIAIVLAVAAEYQLTRVGLGFAIFNAQQLLDVERLYAALVAVSLLGFALAAIVDAVEMIALPWRRHRRA, from the coding sequence ATGAGGGTCCGCTGGCTCAACATCGCCGCGCCGTTCTCGCTCTTGGTCTTGTGGCAAGTTGCGGTATCGACGCGGCTGCTCAACCCCGGTCTGTTTCCGCCGCCGACCGCGATCGCCGCAAACTTCGTTGCCTACGCGGCAAGCGGCGAACTCGCTACGAACGCGCTGTGGACGCTCTCGCGGCTCATGGTCGGACTCGTCATCGGCGGGATCCCCGGCACGATCATCGGCCTGCTGATGGGGATGAACCGCTACGTGCGCGCGTACTTCCAGCCGGTGATCGCGCTGCTCTACCCGATTCCGAAGATCGCGATCCTGCCGCTGTTCTACTTCATTTTCGGGACCGGTGAAGCGGCGAAATGGGCGGCGGTCGCGGTCGGCGTGTTCTTCCTGATGGCGATCAATACCGAAGCCGGCGTGCGGCAGATCGAGACGATCTATCTCGACGTCGCGCGCGCGTACCGCATTCGCCCGGTATCGTTCTTTTTCCGCGTGCTGCTCCCCGGCGCGCTCCCGAACATCTACGCCGGTTTGAAGCTGAGCATCGGGATCGCCATCGTGCTCGCGGTCGCCGCGGAATACCAGTTGACGCGCGTCGGGCTCGGCTTCGCGATCTTCAACGCGCAGCAGCTGCTCGACGTCGAGCGCCTTTACGCCGCGCTGGTCGCGGTCTCGCTGCTCGGTTTCGCGCTCGCGGCGATCGTCGATGCGGTCGAGATGATCGCCTTGCCGTGGCGGCGTCACCGCCGCGCCTGA
- a CDS encoding LysE family translocator: protein MDAVRRDDGRDLPGPGPDMLFVVATAARGGVRAGFEAVRGIQSAMIVHVAAAALGLSALFAASHLAFDVLRVAGAGYLIWLGIAALRSGARGRHAEPAAGSDAFRRGFLTNVTNPKVIVFFAAFLPQFVTAGGAPVALQILVLGATFAALGFVCDVAYAIGAGVLSRRLLRSPRVMRAVDAAAGAVMIALGVDVLAERQAA, encoded by the coding sequence GTGGACGCTGTTCGTCGCGACGACGGTCGCGATCTGCCTGGCCCCGGCCCCGACATGCTGTTCGTCGTTGCGACCGCGGCCCGCGGCGGCGTTCGGGCCGGGTTCGAAGCCGTGCGCGGAATCCAAAGCGCGATGATCGTGCACGTCGCGGCGGCTGCGCTCGGGCTCTCGGCGCTCTTTGCGGCGTCGCATCTCGCGTTCGACGTGCTGCGCGTCGCCGGGGCCGGCTATTTGATTTGGCTCGGGATCGCGGCGCTGCGCAGCGGCGCGCGTGGCCGGCATGCGGAGCCCGCAGCGGGAAGCGACGCGTTTCGGCGCGGGTTCCTGACCAACGTCACGAATCCGAAGGTGATCGTGTTCTTCGCGGCGTTTCTGCCGCAGTTCGTGACGGCCGGCGGCGCACCGGTCGCACTGCAGATCTTGGTGCTCGGCGCGACGTTTGCGGCACTCGGCTTCGTGTGCGACGTCGCCTACGCGATCGGTGCCGGTGTGCTCAGCCGCCGGCTGCTGCGCAGCCCGCGCGTGATGCGGGCGGTCGATGCGGCGGCCGGTGCGGTGATGATCGCACTCGGCGTCGACGTGCTCGCGGAACGGCAGGCGGCCTGA
- a CDS encoding DNA topoisomerase IB, translating to MLPTEGPDAAKAAGLRYTTDAMPGIKRIKRRGGFAYVTADGAPVTGAGELARIRSLAVPPAYTDVWICPLPNGHLQATGRDARGRKQYRYHKRWRAVRDENKFDRMIAFAKALPAIREAVHRDMGRPGLPREKVLATIVSLMERTAIRIGNDEYARENDTFGLTTLREEHVDVAGATVRFTFRGKSGKNHEIAVRDRRIAGIVKRAQDLPGQQLFEYLDDDGAARPVRSDDVNAYVRDVAGGDFTAKDFRTWEATMMCALYLAAVEAAERTQSERKAQIAEAVARVAEHLGNTPTVCKKSYIYPGVIETFLADGALPLIERAVRTTSPHALDRHERAVVALIERLVAAEAEPLADVLARSVRERAKRKRPGAKKAA from the coding sequence ATGCTGCCGACCGAAGGCCCCGATGCGGCCAAGGCTGCCGGGCTTCGCTACACGACCGATGCAATGCCGGGGATCAAGCGAATCAAGCGGCGCGGCGGCTTCGCCTACGTGACGGCCGACGGCGCGCCGGTGACCGGCGCCGGCGAACTCGCGCGTATCCGCTCACTTGCCGTTCCGCCCGCCTATACCGACGTGTGGATCTGCCCGCTCCCCAACGGACACCTGCAGGCCACCGGCCGCGACGCGCGCGGTCGCAAGCAGTATCGTTACCACAAACGCTGGCGCGCCGTGCGCGACGAGAACAAGTTCGACCGGATGATCGCGTTCGCGAAGGCCCTGCCGGCGATTCGCGAAGCGGTGCATCGCGACATGGGGCGGCCGGGGCTGCCGCGCGAAAAGGTACTGGCGACAATCGTCTCGCTGATGGAGCGCACGGCGATCCGCATCGGCAACGACGAATACGCGCGCGAAAACGATACCTTCGGCCTCACGACGCTGCGTGAAGAGCACGTCGACGTCGCGGGCGCCACGGTGCGCTTCACTTTCCGCGGCAAGAGCGGGAAGAATCACGAGATCGCGGTGCGCGATCGCCGGATCGCGGGGATCGTGAAGCGCGCCCAGGATCTGCCGGGACAGCAGCTTTTCGAATACCTCGACGACGACGGCGCTGCGCGTCCCGTGCGTTCCGACGATGTCAACGCCTACGTGCGCGACGTCGCGGGCGGCGACTTCACCGCGAAAGATTTCCGCACGTGGGAAGCGACGATGATGTGCGCGCTGTACCTCGCCGCCGTCGAGGCTGCTGAACGCACGCAGAGCGAACGCAAAGCCCAGATCGCCGAGGCCGTCGCGCGCGTCGCCGAACACCTCGGCAACACGCCGACGGTCTGCAAGAAGTCGTACATCTATCCCGGCGTGATTGAGACGTTTCTCGCCGACGGCGCGCTGCCGCTGATCGAGCGCGCCGTCAGAACCACGTCGCCGCACGCGCTCGACCGCCACGAACGGGCTGTCGTGGCATTGATCGAACGGCTCGTTGCGGCCGAGGCGGAGCCGCTGGCGGACGTCCTCGCGCGCTCGGTGCGGGAGCGGGCGAAGCGCAAGCGCCCGGGTGCGAAAAAGGCCGCATAA